One segment of Onychomys torridus chromosome 3, mOncTor1.1, whole genome shotgun sequence DNA contains the following:
- the Sspn gene encoding sarcospan isoform X2: MLCVSYQVDERTCVQFSMKVLYFLLSALGLMVCMLAVAFAAHHCSLLAQFTCETSLDSCLCKLPSSLEPLSRTFVYQDVADCTSITGTFKLFLIIQMVLNLVCGLVCLLACFVMWKHRYQVFYVGVGLRSLMTSDGQQQKT, from the exons ATGCTTTGTGTCTCATATCAAGTTGATGAGAGAACATGTGTCCAGTTCTCGATGAAA GTGCTCTACTTCCTGCTGAGTGCCCTGGGCCTGATGGTCTGCATGCTGGCTGTGGCGTTTGCAGCCCACCACTGTTCCCTGCTTGCACAGTTTACCTGTGAGACCTCCCTCGATTCTTGCCTGTGCAAACTGCCGTCCTCCTTGGAGCCTCTCAGCAGGACCTTTGTTTACCAGGATGTGGCTGACTGTACCAGCATCACTGGCACTTTCAAATTGTTCTTAATTATCCAGATGGTTCTAAACCTGGTCTGTGGCCTTgtgtgcttgctggcttgctttgtGATGTGGAAACACAGGTACCAGGTCTTTTATGTGGGTGTGGGGCTACGCTCCCTGATGACTTCTGATGGACAACAGCAAAAGACCTAA